Within Agelaius phoeniceus isolate bAgePho1 chromosome 27, bAgePho1.hap1, whole genome shotgun sequence, the genomic segment CAATTACAGAGTGTCAAAAATgatttgcctggaaattagcAAAAAGGGAGTGACAAAGAGAAGAGGGCAAGACTGGATTGGCCGCTGTACTCGCCAccgagaagatcaaatacacctgctaTGGGCAGCAACCCCATAGGCATGGCAGGTGGGGGTATAAGCCATACcagacctctgttattcctttttctgtcactCATCTTCTGTCTTTTCCCTTTAGGGATACCAGCAAAATTGTGTCACAAATGCTATCAAAAGCATTACAGGGAAAGAAAtcaaagttcctcttttattacacacaccCATGTCAGCAGTCACTGCTATGacccatccaaattaagtaCCTGTAGGCAAAACAGGGGAAAATATTGCATTGCgagaaacttaggaaaaagtgaGAATATATTGGGAAGTGAATGTCCAAAAGgggagagatggatttgtttcaCATTTGCCTTAAAGGTAGAGTCCAAGATTTGGTAAAAGAAGAATCAgtaaacaaaaaggtaaaaccagcacagcaatctGACTCTGTATCAGCCCCAATTAATAAGCTGAATCATATTATAAGACTCCAAACAGTTGTAGAGATAATAACAAACATAACCAGATGGGGATTAGAATTAATATCAAGtcaacaaagccaaacaaaacccatAATATATCAGAATAGATTGGCTTTAGACTATCTATTGGCCAAAGAAGGGAGTATTTGTGAAAAATTTAATATATCAGGTGTAGATATATTAAAATAGATGAccacaatgaaaaaaaacccacacactGATCCAAAATTGGGAACCAATGTTAAAAAAACTAGCTGGTGAGATCATGTATAGAATGGTGGAAGAAATTAGGCTTCTTCCATTTATGTGTTACAGCTGTTtgaatatttcttccttgtttgaTTCCTTGTTTTATTCAGCTAATTATCAGCGAAGTTCCAAAGCATAAGAAACATTGCTCAAGCTAAATGTTTTATAAAGAATAAGAGGGGAGTTTGTTATAGATGctgttccagattgcaatgcaagatgttttccatgaccatctgtatggcagattatctttgtcaagcgggcagtttgccttatctctctctttgagtgaccacattcacacctcccggggaggggacatctgttgataacagactattgaatgtcactgcatgactgataagaactataacatcccattgggagatgctccgcccagagggaggagccaagcattgctacccagatataatccagaggtttttgagacaccagcacgggtttctccactggattccccagaggaacagcagctgcctcttcttccactggatcttccgAGGAAGAACACATCCTTCCCTACAGGACCccccctgctccaacagaaccacccctgacacttcaggagggctgcagccacatttccaattgcaCTGCTACCACACCTttacccacagggtgtcaggctgggttctgactctgtcagtgttgttctagtgtactgcattcTTTATttaatccttttatttttttccttccctattaaagaactgttatttcctgctcccatatttttgcctgagagcccctaaATTTAAAGTTTGTAGCAATCAGgaagggtggggagggtttacattctccatttcaggggagactcctgccttccttagcagactcctgtctttccaaaccaaggcAGCCACACGTCCCGTGTCTGTGTCACGCCCCTGCGACTGTGCCGGCCACCCAGCACCGGGACTGGTCCCAAAGAGGCCGTGGCAGGGCCTGTGGAAGGCCCCGGTGCCCTTCCTGCTCAGCTGCGGTGGCAGCCATGGGGGCtcattctgctgccctgagcaggcagagagaggagcagctgcttcttGTCTGGGCTGTTGCTAAAgttcctgctgggctgtgtcttCAACACTTGGGGCAAGGTCTTGCCTGCAAGCTGGGGCAGTTTGGGTGGcgtgggggtgtccccagggcatgtgGAGGTGTGTCCTGGGGCTCTCTGTGACACAGTGCACCATGGTCACCGTGGGATGGAAAGGGACAGAATGTGAGAGTGTGACCCTTTGTGACACATCGTGACAAAGGTGCTGGTGGTGCCACGGCCACgccacagtgctgggtgcatgcgacgggacaggacaggacagagcagtgctgtgaggagcccccacacagccAACTCGTTCCTTGctgacccggagcttttccCGGGCGttccctgtgcaggtgaccTCGAGGCCAGGCTGCGGGACTCGGTGACGTGGAGCATTTCCCAAGCGTCTGCCATCCCTGCGGCCGGTGCCCTCGAGGACAGACTGCGGGACTTGCAGTCCTATTTCCCTTTTGAGACTtctctcttgctgctgccctCGAGGACAGACTGCAGGAGTtcctgtcctgtagccttcccgaggctcctctgttgcaggtgccttcaaggcacagctgcagcacttGCTCATCTTCAGCTCTTCCGAGGCCtctctgcttcagcaagcactcaTAACTGCAAAGagtgacatggagcagagaccccccagcgtgcccaagctggcctgggtggaggaggaagaggctggagctacctcagcacagcagcctgaagaactggagcagttccagctgctgcaggagcgtgagtgtcagagctgggccacagggctggtgcctgtagccagcctggccccatcccatcccatcccatcccatcccatcccatcccatcccatcccatcccatcccatcccatccctgtggacatatccatggataggacagaagctgggctggagcacctggcagccacgctccatcccccggggcatcccgaggctctccctgcctgggcagcgcagggctgggctgtgttctctggcctctcccgcagcccctcagctctggctgcgctcgctctttgccagatgcagcccaggaccGGACACAAGAACAGGAAGCCGCCCGTGGCCGCTTGGGCAGAacggcgcaggtacctgcggccatccccacctgggctgggcctgctggcactgctcagccaagcaCCAGGCTTGGAGCGCTCCATGGATTCTCCCTctcttgctgcccttctcctgcggaccctctgtgaattcatcacgtgcctttggcaggaagagaccGCCGGTGTGGGCACGGGCGTCTTGGCCAACCTTCCGTTCCTCGATGCCGAGATCGatgctgccatgctggatttgcttgtggagaagggtgtctccaatccagtgcaagtaagcagcctggggcaagggCTCGATGGCCCCAGCAGTGGTGTGGTGCCTCGAGCTGGCTCTGCCGGGCTCCCTCGGCCTTTGAGGCCCGGCCCAATGCGgttggaagggaagcacttctcagggggagttgctgctctggcagctctccaagtctccccgtgccctctgcaggtgcccgccatggtgaggtccatccaccagtggctcacggccaatgaggctgctgggcacaggctggacagggcCCTTCTGGAGCTGACCGAGGAATACCCCTCTGACGTGCTGATCACCCTCTTGCGCTGGGCCCCATCGTGTGACAGGTAGGGCAGCCCCACGTGCCTTGAGGGCTTCGGGTTCACCGGCCCATCACCCTgtagagcctgtccctgctgactgccagaCAGGCGCCGGTTCCAGGATCCACTGGCTCCTCGGTTTTCCAGGGCTGCCATGtcagctcctgagcctggtgccacgctccctccctgcccctcggggcctgtacccacgtgggctggctggccgctgccagccaggggcagtgggcagaggcagggctgagggccagcgcggggccctgcagctgcccaggccacggtgctgTGGCCGAGcctgccctgacacagagctctgaccccacagagctgccgccACCATGTGGGGAACCATCATGTCCTCGAGCAGGACTGCGGAGCCGGCGCTGCGGCTACTCCTCGATGTGCTGAGCGCCTGGCCAGTGCACAGCGTGTACACTTCCGATGGGGACAACGCAGgagtctttgccctggctgtgagtttctggtgccggcctttgccagcccccaggccgcctctccagcagccagctctctgtcctccccccagctgcatccccctgcctcaggcactggGCTGAATCCTGCCTTAGGGGAGGGGTtcaggggcaccaggcccgctgctccccCCGTGTCTCCCCCGGCCTCTCCCCCACATGCTCAGGCCCTGCCATGTGGATGTCTTGGCACTGAGCCTTGTCTCtggctgttttatttcttgcaggcaaCTGTGGCCCTGTGGAGAGTCTTCAATCTGGCCTGGCGCTCGCCTGTGGTGCTGGAGTATTTCTCCAATCTCTTTCTGCGTCTGCTCTTCCAAGCTTACATCTGCATGCAGGATatgccagaagaggttgagaccttctggcagggatgccaggagcaacaCGGCCTCTCCGCCaaccccaacaggtgctccgtGCCCGTCCTCCCagtctccccatccctcccacgccccccaggcaggagccggggctcccagcgtgacctgggctttgctctgcacacagctttgcgctgcagaccctgaaggccctgctctgccaaatgcgCTATGAGCACGTGGTGCTGTCCATGGAACGCAAGCGtgcctgggacacgctgctctgtgccgaCACCCACCACTGTGCAGTgcgtctgctggccaggtgagacctcgTTCTCCCCACCGCCCCTCTCCTTTGTGACTGCAACaccccacacagtccccgtgctcatgggcagcagggccttgtcaccaagggagggatgagcagactggaaaaggccggCACAGGAGGCTGCCCGGGAACAGCCGCCTCCCAAAGCGCCCTCGGGATGCTCGGGAGCAGACCAGAGCTCTGCGAGTCAGCCCTGGGAGACGTTTGCCCGCCCGGCCCAGGAGCaatggtgcctttttctccctgccagggagatgcgccgtgtCTCCATCATCTGGTGTTGTGGCATGGCATCCTGCCTctttgacctgctcagccaaggcatttcagactgggagctgcccgccctggccttcctggtggaggtgagccccatggccagcgctgcctggctgagctgcctcccagccctctgccctctcgtagccgcagctgcctgggatgctgcccgtgccctgtgctgctgccttggctcggCCCTGTGcacttctgagctcctgccagctgggcacctctgtgcctgctctgtgcctgctctgtgcctttcaggtcctggattgcctggacttgagcGAATGCGGTAAAAAAGTCCTGGAGATCTtgacaaggcacctgcagagcgagtccaGGCAGATGCGTGGCGTGGCGCTgcgaggcctcgtggtgctcacctcgatggtgagaaggaggcagcagctgaagctgtgctggcagcgtggggctggggcaagcagggcagctgtgccagctgctcccagctctccagggtcgctgttcagctgcctgagtgctttgggacaggccttgggcctctgagccctgcagcagcagcagcagcagcagcagcagcgtggggTTGCCCGGCCTTGTTTTGCACACAGGATCCAAGCATgtacagcctgactgaaagccttgggaagctACTGTGGGATAGGGATGAAGACATCGTGGAGAAGACCCTCATTGtgctcagcctcctgctgctgcagaaagacctggcaatagccagccccatcgccctgcagctggctgaggcgctctggcacctctttgacaatgtgaggctctgtgcccccagccacgggcacTTGGGTGCTGCCttgggcctgggcacagggaggcctggagcagctgatgtggAGGGCTTTGGCTTCCTTTTCAACAGGACAACAGccttgtgcagctgctctccattcgcCTCTTCCAAGACGTGATCACCTTGGtagtggcaaagggagaaaaggccctgaagaagcacgtgagccagagcctgctcccactcttcttccactgccacgATGAGAACgggcgtgtggcacaggtgaggcctcctgggtgtccccatggaaggagctcagctgtctccccagcccctggcacctgacgggctccagcctcctcccggccctggcacagagatgcaggtccggtgccctgggctgcggtgccatctctgggtctctgctgctctgcaggcctctcgggaaacactgctttctgcagtaagcttcctgaagaggaaggatctcaagcagctgctgcagacgGATCAGATGTGGAGATTTGCCGAGTGCTTGGTAAGGACAGCCTGGAATGCCCGGCCCAATCCCTGGAGAAGCCGCCTGCCCACGGCGCCCagtctgtggggctggcagctgtggcccctGCCCAGTGCCGCAGGCAGGGGCACCAGCCTGCGCCCCACACGCCGCTCCCTTGCCTGGGCCgtgcgggctcttctccaggctcctgtggccCCAAGGCCGGTGCCGATGGAGGCCCGAGCCAGCCGGGCTctgctgcggggcggcaccgcggctcgCCGGGCCCTCCGCCCCGTGCCGAGCCCGGCGCCTGCGGCTGCTGGCCgggcctcagggctctgtgggcagggggagcagtggCGGCCgtaggcagcgcccggcccagagGCAGGGCCCGCATCAACCCTTTCCCTCCGTGCCccgccgctctctgcagctggcagaggacaggagccgagcggccgagcagcTGCGCCTGGCCCTGCCCTACGTGCGGagcgcacaggagcccctgcgagaggcggccgtcaggttcatgggtgagcgcCGAGcccggctccctccccggcccggaccgccgcagctcggccccagccccgcctgctgccccggcagcagGATCCGGGCGCGGGCATGtgcagccccggccgggctcggcattgctgctgccgccctctggcagccgtggcctggggcggcagcgtgcgccaggggcccgggctgagccctgccgggccagcagggcgtgtggcctcggggctggcagcgcccgtgggcggcagctgtggctctgaaggcaggacacgctctgtgttccccagggatggccgggcgcttcctgacagggcagcagccgcACTTCCGCATCATCTGCAGGGGTGAGTGCGGCCCGCGGGCTCTcgccgggggctgccgctggcacCTGCGTTCCCTGGCCCGCCCGCCcacggctccgctccctgcgcGCCCCAAGGtgcccacagcacagacaccttgcaGGCGCCTGGGGGacattcctggccagcagctgccagctcgtcCTTCTtgcctcctgcttcctccaggccGTGCCAGGAGCTGCGTGCTATGCACGAGCCTGGAGGCTCTCCCCAGTTCCCCgcagatccagcctctgactgggcctctgtttctctctctgcagcccttcaggacatgacggatgacaccagccctgccatCTCATGCCTGGCGCTTCAAGCTCTGTACATCCTTTTAGCTCTACAGAGCGTTCCCTCCTCCCGACTCCAGAAGATGCGAGACCAACTGCGCCGCCTCTGGCACTCGCGGCCTTTGCTGTGTGGCCGCGGCTGAGTGTCCTGCTGCGGCGCTGTGCAGAACTGCTCCGGGAGGCTgcgtctgctggggccacctgagcctgcggggaacacctctcctctgccagcacttcctttcccttcaccccCTGGAGgaacattaaattgctgttgttggaTAGCCGCCtgtccaggagctttctctTGGTGCAGTGTCTTCAGGCCAatggggaagagggggaaaaggctgCTTGGTCTGTGCAATTTGCCCAAGCGTGCGGtgtggaagggaaagtggcGAAacgccccttggcctttggttgTTCCTGCAGGAATGCTTTTGTTCCTGCATCAAGTCTtctggagctgggggagcaAGTGTGTTCCGTGTCCATGGAAGAGCAGAAATCGGCAGGATGTGTCTGCTTCCAGCACTTGTCTTGGCTCTTCCTTCGCAGTGCTGGCAGCATCATCAGAGACACACCACAGGTTCTCTCATGCCAGGGTCATCCCAATCTTCTGCACTTGCCCAGGTTCCTCCCAGGTTCACCAGGGAAAATGGCTGCTCGTGCCAGTCCATTCCCTTGCCCAGAAGGCACCTGCTTGTGTTTGGACACGAGCTGCTggccacagccagacaggcagcacCTGGATGTCATGATCCGTCCTTACGAACGGGTGTCATGATGGTTCATGGgtttgatctcagggtgcaaaaaactgacacagcactggggaTTTGCAgtaataatcaaaacaaatatacctttattgaatgaccacagcaaaatgcaaTAGAGGGattaagagagagaaaaagatggagaaagagagagaaagagggggatAGAGCTACCAAACGTAGAGACGAATTCCTTTGGTCCAGTCCAGTTGAGGATCTGCCTGTTACGTCGGGGAGATCTCAGAGTCACAGTTCATCTGGACCCCAATTATACTCTTTTTCgatgggggaagggggatggatTTTTGTCACGGTTTGATGCTGGCACaatcccagtgcccccatgaaaataccttctccctggtgtctactgtgagatgtgaccaggaatagagcaaagcaggctccagcttaggaatagaaggaaaaaaatttttataaacttagaatatataaaaagaaacacacagaactcaggatgaaaaccttccaaacattcctcctccccccagccAAGTTCCCAATACATCACAGTAAGGCAAAACCTTGGACTCTCAATTCAGTAACcacccctcagatcaccaactctcagtccatcgcCACCCctcagataatcaattctcagtttatcaagaggagaggagtccgtcttgtaccataggcttccccaggaaacacagttgaaacctcttgtgtttccatgtcacacatggcactgcccagagaacatttgccatcgtgacatctttcttccatgtccagtgctctcaccactgtaCATGGACCAAAGCTGCTTCTGgggttccccttttaaggatgctttgcccagttccaaaaaagcacagtctctcacttttgggacacctgtcccctccaaattcaccccctggggccgaggggtctcaagaacagagatcttcttcttcactGAAGATCGAGggcaccaccaccctcctcacctgcctctgTTCACGCTGctccttcacataacatcactgcactctcttggctctgagccattgctccccctaaatgcagtctctgtgtcacaggaaaaatggttctgtccatggcaatacaagaaaagtccagccaaaggccactccatcacctCCGCC encodes:
- the LOC143695932 gene encoding maestro heat-like repeat-containing protein family member 7, which translates into the protein MASCLFDLLSQGISDWELPALAFLVEVLDCLDLSECGKKVLEILTRHLQSESRQMRGVALRGLVVLTSMDPSMYSLTESLGKLLWDRDEDIVEKTLIVLSLLLLQKDLAIASPIALQLAEALWHLFDNDNSLVQLLSIRLFQDVITLVVAKGEKALKKHVSQSLLPLFFHCHDENGRVAQASRETLLSAVSFLKRKDLKQLLQTDQMWRFAECLLAEDRSRAAEQLRLALPYVRSAQEPLREAAVRFMGMAGRFLTGQQPHFRIICRGECGPRALAGGCRWHLRSLARPPTAPLPARPKVPTAQTPCRRLGDIPGQQLPARPSCLLLPPGRARSCVLCTSLEALPSSPQIQPLTGPLFLSLQPFRT
- the LOC143695894 gene encoding uncharacterized protein LOC143695894, coding for MEQRPPSVPKLAWVEEEEAGATSAQQPEELEQFQLLQEHAAQDRTQEQEAARGRLGRTAQEETAGVGTGVLANLPFLDAEIDAAMLDLLVEKGVSNPVQSLSLLTARQAPVPGSTGSSVFQGCHVSS